The Glutamicibacter mishrai DNA window CGGCGTGACCCGCAACCCATGGGACCTGAACCGCATTCCCGGCGGTTCCGGCGGCGGCTCGGCCGCTGCCGTGGCTTCCTACGAAGCTCCTCTGGCACTGGGCACCGACACCGGTGGATCCATCCGCCAGCCAGGTGCTGTCACCGGCACCGTGGGCGTGAAGCCGACCTACGGCGCGGTTTCGCGTTACGGCGCGATCGCCATGGCCTCCTCGCTGGACCAGATCGGCCCGGTCTCCCGTACCGTGCTGGACTCGGCATATCTGCAGGAACTGATCGGCGGGCACGACCCGAAGGATTCCACCTCGCTGCCAAAGGACCTTGAAGGCCTGGTTGCCGCCGCTGAGGCCGGCGCCACCGGAGACCTGAAGGGCCTGCGCGTTGGCGTCATCAAGGAACTTACCGGCGAGGGCTACCAGGAGGGCGTCCAGGCGCGCTTCAACGAGTCGCTGGAACTGCTCAAGGCTGCCGGCGCTGAAATCGTCGAGGTTTCCTGCCCGAACTTCAAGTACGCGCTGGGCGCCTACTACCTGATCATGCCTTCAGAGGTCTCCTCCAACCTGGCCAAGTTCGACGGTGTCCGCTACGGCAACCGCGTGCTGCCAGAAGAGGGCCCAATGACCATCGAGCGCGTCATGGGTGCTACCCGTGCCGCCGGTTTTGGCGATGAGGTCAAGCGCCGCATCATCCTGGGCACCTACGCCCTGTCTGCTGGCTACTACGACGCCTACTACGGCTCGGCTCAGAAGGTCCGCACACTGATCCAGCGCGACTTCGATGCCGCGTTCGAACAGGCAGACGTGCTGGTTTCCCCAACCGCGCCTACCGTGGCTTTCGAGCTGGGCGCCAACGACAACGACCCGCTGGCCATGTACCTCAACGACGTGGCCACCATCCCGGCCAACCTCGCTGGCGTCCCGGGCATCACCGTGCCTGGCGGCCTGTCCGAGAACCTGCCGGTTGGCATCCAGTTCCTGGCTCCGGCCTTCGAGGACGCCCGCCTGTACCGCGCCGGCGCTGCCCTGGAAACCCTGCTGGAAAAGCAGTGGGGCCACTCGCTGATCTCGCAGGCACCAGCCATCAACACCGCTTCGATCGCGCAGGAGGCCTAGAGATCATGAGCAACTACACCGATGAATTGGTTGACTTCGACGAAGCCCTGGATCGCTACGACCCAGTCCTGGGCTTCGAGGTCCACGTCGAGCTGAACACCAAGACCAAGATGTTC harbors:
- the gatA gene encoding Asp-tRNA(Asn)/Glu-tRNA(Gln) amidotransferase subunit GatA; protein product: MNELIKLSGTELAAKLRAGEVTSVEAVQAHLDRIAEVDGALNAFLHVNAEEALAVAAEVDAIRAAGGAEAEALHPLAGVPIAIKDLIVTKGQPTTAASKMLEGWMSPYDATVIEKIRAAKLPMLGKTNLDEFAMGSSTEHSAYGVTRNPWDLNRIPGGSGGGSAAAVASYEAPLALGTDTGGSIRQPGAVTGTVGVKPTYGAVSRYGAIAMASSLDQIGPVSRTVLDSAYLQELIGGHDPKDSTSLPKDLEGLVAAAEAGATGDLKGLRVGVIKELTGEGYQEGVQARFNESLELLKAAGAEIVEVSCPNFKYALGAYYLIMPSEVSSNLAKFDGVRYGNRVLPEEGPMTIERVMGATRAAGFGDEVKRRIILGTYALSAGYYDAYYGSAQKVRTLIQRDFDAAFEQADVLVSPTAPTVAFELGANDNDPLAMYLNDVATIPANLAGVPGITVPGGLSENLPVGIQFLAPAFEDARLYRAGAALETLLEKQWGHSLISQAPAINTASIAQEA